The Psychrobacter sp. LV10R520-6 genome includes a region encoding these proteins:
- a CDS encoding methylenetetrahydrofolate reductase has product MSKPAFSFEFFPAKSEQGHEKLLSTFDELNKLSPTYFSVTYGAGGSTRSRTLQIVQDLCARGETEVAPHISCIGDDKDEIAELLTHYKSLGIKRLVALRGDLPSGQVGMGQLPFALDLVKFIREHSGDHFHIEVAAYPEMHPQARSFLFDIDNLVNKYQAGANAAITQFFYNADSYLYLRDALESRGIDTVAQPLVAGIMPITNSSNLVRFADSCGADIPRYVRKQLADFGDDRKAIREFGFDVVYRLCERLIAEGVPAMHFYSMNKVEPNKRLVEALGLA; this is encoded by the coding sequence GTGAGTAAGCCTGCTTTTTCTTTTGAGTTTTTCCCTGCCAAATCTGAGCAAGGACATGAGAAGCTACTCAGCACCTTTGATGAGTTAAACAAGCTATCACCAACCTACTTTTCGGTGACCTATGGTGCGGGCGGCTCAACGCGCAGCCGTACCTTACAGATTGTGCAAGATCTGTGCGCGCGTGGCGAGACTGAGGTTGCGCCGCACATTTCCTGTATCGGTGACGATAAGGACGAAATTGCTGAGTTATTAACTCATTATAAAAGTCTAGGTATTAAGCGTTTAGTAGCGTTACGTGGTGATTTGCCGTCAGGACAAGTCGGTATGGGTCAACTGCCTTTTGCACTCGACTTGGTCAAGTTTATCCGTGAGCATTCAGGTGATCATTTCCATATCGAAGTGGCTGCCTATCCTGAAATGCACCCGCAAGCGCGTAGCTTTTTATTCGATATTGATAATTTAGTGAATAAATATCAAGCTGGCGCAAACGCGGCGATTACCCAGTTCTTTTACAACGCTGACAGCTACTTGTATTTGCGTGATGCGTTAGAAAGCCGTGGTATCGATACCGTAGCACAGCCGTTGGTGGCGGGCATTATGCCGATTACCAACTCTAGCAATTTAGTCCGATTTGCTGACAGCTGTGGCGCTGATATTCCGCGCTATGTGCGTAAGCAACTTGCTGACTTTGGTGATGATCGCAAAGCTATTCGTGAGTTTGGTTTTGATGTTGTTTACCGTCTATGCGAGCGCTTAATCGCTGAGGGTGTGCCAGCGATGCACTTTTATAGTATGAATAAGGTTGAACCAAATAAACGCTTGGTTGAAGCTTTAGGACTTGCTTAG
- a CDS encoding acyl-CoA dehydrogenase C-terminal domain-containing protein yields MQYKAPLRDMKFVMHELLNSTAHYQTMDAFSHIEADIVDSYLEAAASFAENELSPLNMSGDAEGCHFNDGEVTTPKGFKEAYKQYCELGFTSLTADEEFGGQAMPMSLNSALSEFVGTANWSFGMYPGLSEGCVSTLEHHGTDEQKHKYLPKLVAGEWTGVMCLTEPQCGSDLNLVRTKAEPNDDGTYKITGGKIWISAGEHDMSDNIIHIVLARTPDAPAGTKGLSLFVVPKFMVNEDSSLGERNAVSCGSIEHKMGIKASATCVINYDGAAGYLIGEENRGLKYMFTFMNVARIGTSIQGVTASQYAFQGALAFAKERLAFRSLDGAKFPEKPADPIIVHPAVRDMLLTTKAFAEGGRALIGYMSQFADTVAKGEGDARKYADQMLSLLTPIGKAFLTETGLESANHGVQALGGSGFCVEYGMEQNVRDTTIGCIYEGTTQIQALDLIGRKVLGSQGKLLANFTKVIEQFCEDNKDNDEMGQFTRPLIKHVKEWTDLTTDIGKQAAENPEAVGGAAVDYMYFSGYVTLAYLWARMALIAQTEIANGSSEQAFYDAKLKTAQFYFAKLLPRTTTHVQRIGTGVEPYMSMDVDQFAF; encoded by the coding sequence ATGCAATATAAAGCGCCGCTACGTGATATGAAATTTGTCATGCATGAGCTTTTAAACAGCACTGCACATTACCAAACTATGGATGCTTTTTCTCATATTGAAGCGGATATTGTAGACAGTTACCTAGAAGCTGCAGCAAGTTTTGCTGAAAATGAGCTGTCACCACTAAATATGAGCGGTGATGCTGAAGGTTGTCATTTTAATGATGGCGAAGTCACTACCCCTAAAGGGTTTAAAGAGGCCTATAAGCAGTACTGTGAGCTTGGATTCACGTCTTTAACAGCTGATGAAGAATTCGGTGGCCAGGCCATGCCCATGTCTCTAAACTCAGCTCTTTCTGAGTTTGTGGGTACCGCTAACTGGTCGTTTGGTATGTATCCAGGACTTTCAGAAGGCTGTGTCTCCACTCTTGAGCATCATGGTACTGACGAGCAAAAACACAAGTATTTGCCTAAACTGGTCGCAGGCGAATGGACAGGCGTGATGTGTTTGACTGAACCACAATGTGGCTCTGATCTAAACTTGGTCCGCACCAAAGCGGAACCTAACGATGATGGCACCTATAAAATTACAGGCGGTAAAATCTGGATTTCTGCAGGCGAGCACGACATGTCTGATAATATTATCCATATTGTTTTGGCGCGCACGCCAGATGCACCAGCGGGCACCAAAGGCTTGTCTTTATTTGTTGTACCAAAATTCATGGTCAACGAGGACAGCAGTTTAGGCGAGCGTAATGCGGTTTCTTGTGGCTCTATTGAGCACAAAATGGGCATCAAAGCCTCAGCCACTTGCGTAATCAACTATGACGGGGCAGCCGGCTATTTAATCGGTGAAGAGAACCGTGGTCTAAAATACATGTTTACCTTTATGAATGTGGCACGAATCGGCACCTCCATCCAAGGGGTTACCGCCTCTCAGTACGCCTTTCAAGGAGCATTGGCTTTTGCCAAAGAGCGCTTAGCATTCCGTTCTTTAGATGGCGCTAAATTCCCTGAAAAACCTGCCGACCCTATCATCGTGCATCCAGCAGTCCGCGATATGTTATTGACCACCAAAGCATTTGCTGAAGGCGGCCGTGCATTGATCGGTTATATGTCTCAGTTTGCTGATACGGTTGCCAAAGGTGAAGGCGATGCCCGCAAATACGCGGATCAAATGCTGTCGCTGCTTACCCCCATTGGTAAAGCCTTTTTGACCGAAACCGGTCTTGAGTCTGCCAACCACGGCGTTCAAGCTTTGGGCGGTAGTGGCTTTTGCGTTGAGTATGGTATGGAGCAAAATGTCCGTGATACGACTATTGGTTGTATTTATGAGGGCACGACTCAAATTCAAGCACTTGACCTGATTGGTCGTAAAGTATTGGGCTCACAAGGCAAACTGCTTGCGAATTTCACTAAGGTTATTGAACAATTCTGTGAAGACAATAAAGACAATGATGAGATGGGCCAATTTACCCGTCCTCTTATCAAACATGTCAAAGAATGGACCGATCTGACCACAGATATCGGCAAGCAAGCGGCTGAAAACCCTGAAGCGGTAGGCGGCGCAGCTGTCGATTATATGTACTTTAGCGGTTATGTGACTCTTGCCTACTTATGGGCACGTATGGCATTGATCGCTCAAACCGAAATTGCCAACGGTAGTAGCGAACAAGCGTTTTACGATGCCAAATTAAAAACAGCGCAGTTCTATTTTGCTAAATTATTGCCACGTACTACCACCCACGTACAGCGTATCGGCACTGGCGTTGAGCCCTACATGAGTATGGACGTTGATCAATTTGCTTTTTAA
- a CDS encoding 16S rRNA (uracil(1498)-N(3))-methyltransferase, which produces MRRFFYAINSDNYDHKSEQFCRPRLGSLPIGNDVELPDSIVHHWCRVLRANIGDQGILFDGFGGEYQVQLQTISKKHATVTLLAHISDDRSAPIISKIGLVMSRGDRMDYAIQKATELGVTAIQLLSSHHGEVSLKPSQVDKKLHHWQQIAIAACEQCGLNRPPLILTPQPITQWLNTDTASLTVDDAVSPTMVALSQDPYYQVLNHQADIRLQMSVPATGQPLMPEALLVVLKQDVPYIELLIGPEGGLSNDESAQAKHSGFAPWQIGARVLRTETAPLVALATLHALSR; this is translated from the coding sequence GTGCGACGTTTCTTTTATGCCATCAATAGTGATAATTACGACCATAAATCCGAGCAATTTTGTCGACCTCGATTAGGCTCGCTGCCTATAGGCAATGACGTCGAGTTACCGGACAGTATCGTCCATCATTGGTGCCGTGTGCTACGAGCCAATATCGGCGACCAAGGTATTTTATTCGATGGCTTTGGCGGTGAATACCAAGTACAGCTACAAACCATCAGTAAAAAGCATGCCACGGTCACCTTATTAGCGCATATAAGCGATGATCGCAGCGCGCCTATTATCAGCAAAATAGGCTTAGTCATGAGCCGCGGCGACCGTATGGATTATGCCATCCAAAAAGCCACTGAGCTTGGCGTCACTGCCATTCAGTTGCTCAGTAGCCATCACGGTGAAGTCTCGTTAAAGCCTTCGCAAGTCGACAAAAAACTGCACCATTGGCAGCAAATCGCTATTGCTGCTTGTGAACAATGCGGATTAAACCGTCCGCCACTTATTCTTACGCCTCAGCCCATTACCCAGTGGTTAAACACTGATACCGCATCATTGACAGTCGATGACGCGGTCAGTCCCACTATGGTAGCGCTCAGTCAAGATCCCTATTATCAGGTACTCAATCATCAAGCGGATATACGTTTGCAAATGAGTGTTCCGGCAACAGGTCAGCCTTTAATGCCAGAGGCGCTATTAGTCGTATTAAAACAAGATGTGCCTTATATTGAGCTGTTGATTGGCCCTGAAGGCGGCCTCAGCAATGACGAAAGCGCGCAAGCTAAACACAGTGGCTTTGCGCCTTGGCAAATTGGTGCGCGCGTGTTGCGTACCGAGACCGCCCCGCTTGTCGCGTTGGCAACGTTGCATGCTCTGAGTCGTTAA
- the tnpB gene encoding IS200/IS605 family element RNA-guided endonuclease TnpB, whose translation MSKPIIKAYKFRLYPTDDQQVSFAKSFGCARFIWNRMLADKIKHYDCHKESLKNTPAQYKKEFEWLKEVDSLALANVQLNLQKAFQSFFKSPTFGFPNFKHKGKKDSYTTNNQKGTIAVGLNSIKLPKIGHIKAIIDRKITGLVKSATITKTATGKYFVSILVETVAVDLPKTQSNIGIDLGLTDFIVLSDGTKGANPKFLARLQGKLAKAQRILSKRARVAKSANRKLSESCNYQKQNTKVAKIHERIRNTRTDFLHKTSFNIVKNHDIIAIEDLNVKGLLKNHKLAKAIADSSWSTFTHMLTYKADWYGKTVIKVDRWYPSSKTCSCCGHILGKAELKLSDREWDCKICLTHHNRDINASINILNEGLRCLQTLKKPLVQGC comes from the coding sequence ATGAGCAAGCCCATTATTAAAGCCTACAAATTCAGGCTGTACCCGACTGATGACCAGCAAGTGTCCTTTGCTAAGTCATTCGGCTGCGCTCGTTTTATATGGAATAGAATGCTTGCTGATAAAATAAAACATTATGACTGTCATAAAGAAAGCTTAAAAAATACACCCGCTCAGTATAAAAAAGAGTTTGAATGGCTAAAAGAAGTGGATAGCTTGGCATTGGCCAATGTGCAACTCAACCTACAAAAAGCCTTCCAGAGCTTCTTCAAATCACCTACTTTCGGCTTCCCAAACTTCAAACACAAAGGTAAAAAAGACAGTTATACCACCAATAATCAAAAAGGTACGATTGCGGTTGGCTTGAACAGTATTAAGTTGCCAAAAATCGGTCACATCAAAGCGATTATTGATAGAAAAATTACAGGGCTGGTTAAAAGCGCCACCATTACCAAGACTGCTACTGGTAAATACTTTGTCAGTATTTTGGTTGAAACGGTAGCCGTCGATCTACCTAAAACCCAATCAAATATCGGTATTGATTTAGGATTAACAGACTTTATCGTCTTATCGGACGGTACAAAAGGTGCTAATCCTAAGTTTCTAGCGAGACTTCAAGGCAAGCTTGCCAAGGCGCAACGTATTTTATCCAAACGTGCGCGGGTGGCAAAATCTGCCAATCGTAAATTATCCGAAAGTTGCAATTACCAAAAGCAGAATACCAAAGTCGCTAAAATTCATGAGCGGATCAGAAACACCCGCACTGACTTCTTACATAAAACCTCATTCAATATCGTCAAAAACCACGACATTATTGCGATTGAGGATTTGAACGTCAAAGGGTTGCTCAAAAACCATAAGCTTGCTAAAGCAATCGCTGACAGCTCATGGTCAACCTTTACCCATATGCTGACCTATAAAGCTGACTGGTACGGCAAGACCGTTATCAAGGTAGATAGATGGTATCCCTCGTCTAAAACCTGCTCTTGCTGTGGTCATATTCTTGGCAAAGCGGAACTTAAACTAAGCGACAGAGAGTGGGATTGCAAAATTTGCCTGACCCACCACAACCGCGACATTAACGCCAGCATCAATATCCTAAATGAAGGGTTGCGATGCTTGCAAACTCTCAAAAAACCCTTGGTTCAAGGGTGTTAG
- a CDS encoding acyl-CoA dehydrogenase C-terminal domain-containing protein, whose translation MSVYNAPLNDMRFILTDVFKAHEFWQNNDNLSHVDMETVDMILEEMAKLSKNVLLPINRSGDEEGATFQGDGVVTTPEGFKEAYNQYAESGWVGLGGNPEYGGQGFPKMVTMLTEEMIFTTNQSFALYPNLTVGATLCLNAAASEEQKKTYLEKMYSGEWSGTMCLTEPHAGTDLGIIKTKAVPNDDDSFNISGTKIFITGGEHDLTENIIHLVLAKTPDAPAGSKGISLFVVPKFLVNEDGSLGERNTLAAGSIEHKMGIKASATCVMNFDNAKGWLVGAENTGLSSMFIMMNYERVTMGLQGLGGSELAYQNAALYALDRAQGRSDTQLQSPEKPADAIIHHADVRRMLLNAKVNSEASRCFAMYVAKQLDAEKFSTDPEAAQIASARVALLTPVAKAFLTDKALEATIDCQQVFGGHGYVREWGMEQIVRDTRIAQIYEGANGIQALDLLGRKVARNEGKYVTNFLGEIRDYIDSMQADHGIKQATLGAADTVEELTKTVLANISTRKNEINGCAVDYMHAFGYLCYSYMFAMMVEAADGKEGEFYTNKAKLADYFVGRVLPRIDAHAQMVQAGSDPMMNFDLDYFNVAVS comes from the coding sequence ATGTCTGTCTATAATGCCCCTCTTAATGACATGCGTTTTATCTTAACAGACGTTTTCAAAGCTCATGAATTTTGGCAAAATAATGATAATTTGTCTCATGTCGATATGGAAACTGTCGATATGATTTTGGAAGAAATGGCAAAATTATCCAAAAACGTTCTCCTCCCTATTAACCGTAGCGGCGACGAAGAAGGCGCGACCTTCCAAGGCGACGGTGTAGTCACTACTCCTGAAGGCTTTAAAGAAGCTTACAACCAATATGCGGAATCCGGTTGGGTTGGTCTTGGCGGTAATCCTGAGTACGGTGGACAAGGCTTCCCAAAAATGGTCACTATGTTGACTGAAGAGATGATCTTCACCACCAACCAATCGTTTGCTTTGTACCCTAACCTTACCGTTGGTGCAACCCTATGTTTGAATGCCGCCGCCTCAGAAGAACAAAAGAAAACCTATTTAGAAAAAATGTATTCTGGTGAATGGTCAGGTACGATGTGTTTGACTGAGCCTCATGCTGGTACTGACTTAGGTATCATCAAAACTAAAGCGGTGCCTAACGACGACGATAGTTTCAACATTTCAGGTACCAAAATATTTATTACCGGTGGTGAGCACGACTTAACTGAAAATATTATTCATTTAGTGTTAGCAAAAACTCCAGACGCACCAGCGGGCTCCAAAGGTATTTCATTGTTTGTGGTGCCAAAATTCTTAGTTAATGAAGATGGTAGCTTAGGCGAGCGCAATACGCTAGCAGCGGGCTCTATTGAGCATAAAATGGGTATCAAAGCCTCCGCTACTTGTGTCATGAACTTTGATAATGCCAAAGGCTGGTTGGTTGGGGCTGAAAATACAGGGCTGTCCTCTATGTTCATTATGATGAACTACGAACGCGTGACTATGGGTCTTCAAGGTCTTGGTGGCTCCGAGCTGGCTTATCAAAATGCCGCACTCTATGCGCTTGATCGTGCTCAAGGTCGTAGCGATACGCAACTCCAAAGCCCTGAAAAGCCTGCTGATGCCATCATTCACCATGCTGATGTCCGCCGTATGCTATTAAACGCTAAGGTGAACTCTGAAGCATCACGCTGTTTTGCCATGTACGTCGCCAAGCAACTTGATGCTGAAAAGTTCAGTACCGACCCTGAAGCAGCTCAAATTGCCTCTGCTCGTGTTGCATTGCTAACGCCTGTGGCTAAAGCCTTCTTAACCGACAAAGCTTTAGAAGCTACCATCGATTGCCAACAAGTCTTTGGTGGTCATGGTTATGTGCGCGAATGGGGCATGGAACAAATCGTTCGTGATACCCGTATCGCTCAGATTTACGAAGGGGCCAATGGTATCCAAGCGCTTGATCTGCTTGGCCGTAAAGTCGCTCGCAACGAGGGTAAATATGTTACCAACTTCTTAGGTGAAATTCGTGATTATATTGACTCCATGCAAGCAGACCATGGTATCAAGCAAGCAACATTAGGGGCTGCGGATACGGTTGAAGAGTTAACTAAAACGGTTCTTGCTAATATCAGTACGCGTAAGAATGAGATTAATGGCTGCGCGGTTGACTACATGCATGCGTTTGGTTATCTCTGCTACTCTTACATGTTTGCCATGATGGTAGAAGCTGCTGATGGTAAAGAAGGCGAGTTTTATACCAATAAAGCCAAGCTTGCTGACTACTTTGTCGGTCGTGTACTACCCCGTATTGATGCTCATGCGCAAATGGTCCAAGCCGGTAGCGATCCAATGATGAACTTTGATCTTGATTACTTTAATGTCGCTGTTAGCTAA
- a CDS encoding site-specific recombinase: MSEMKRILQQITALSDVPDPSVLKRLIDELRVTDKEPVLANKNLQTLINILRQHPEYGDGLASFVLKLIIQYRQIALYTDTGIMSDEGFFSSLRRLIGHRFLPLLPQDDSVVELVGYLFDKRSDERWLANIEKEKWDALVELLQVKEQHLYLVATAKNSILNAIVILSYRISGIGLHPDLMGAYPQILNYSASFVAQNQEAVLFVNQYRQTHELDNLTDITPEQAVNPAPLLVMLEQCEDIVATVRKRIYKTGISIRLTNMMLRLDQSLQRMRVLTQLVSDDSQQHDRAVIELIQALITSANRLYSIGYLIDNNTKLLSRKVTENASRVGEHYISTDKAGYQKMFKKASIGGFVIAFMATTKILAYHLALAPMGRAFINSMIYGLGFVFIHVIHGTVATKQPAMTAAAIASTISDSSGKKSHQLTKLSELMVDILRTQFIAIMGNIMLAIPVALIISFAWLQYTGTPMIDPDKAGHLLHDLDPFRSLALPHAAIAGVYLFLSGLIAGYYDNLAVYNQIGARIQRHRLLQYLLPKSWLQRLGGFIEANLGAIMGNFLFGVFLGSTATIGYLFGLPIDIRHIAFASANLAHGLFNLSATQMSWEVILLSFLGVALIGIVNLMVSFSLALFVALRSKEVRFFEWSRLTKLVFGHIIHHPSDFFWPRDNPMKYARIDSQGHMIFEDSSAQKDGKPIPNDYVVRRLSDIKILPESMKSDATDIYYDNQPQANNIDDISTGQVAQTTLFNASPKNIIDLDDGLVDEELNSVPYTDDIQYDKATKTLDAATNGKNNNHHEGSDGSHNSSGSSHEGSGSKAAGDAKTPLPKPKKPPNLPN, from the coding sequence GTGTCAGAAATGAAACGCATTTTACAGCAGATTACTGCCTTAAGTGATGTACCCGATCCTTCGGTTCTCAAACGCTTAATTGATGAGCTGCGAGTGACTGATAAGGAGCCCGTTTTAGCCAATAAAAACCTCCAGACCCTTATTAATATCTTACGTCAACATCCAGAATATGGTGATGGACTTGCCAGCTTTGTATTAAAGCTGATTATCCAATATCGCCAAATTGCCCTATATACTGATACTGGCATCATGTCAGATGAGGGATTTTTTAGTAGCCTGCGCCGCTTAATCGGGCATCGATTTTTACCGCTACTGCCACAAGATGACTCGGTCGTTGAGCTAGTAGGATATTTATTCGATAAGCGCTCTGATGAGCGCTGGCTGGCTAACATCGAAAAAGAAAAGTGGGATGCTTTAGTTGAATTACTTCAAGTCAAAGAACAACATCTGTACTTAGTCGCCACGGCAAAAAATAGTATTTTGAACGCTATTGTTATTTTATCTTATCGTATCAGTGGTATCGGACTACATCCTGATTTGATGGGAGCTTACCCGCAAATACTAAACTACTCAGCGTCCTTTGTGGCACAAAATCAGGAAGCAGTTTTATTTGTTAATCAATATCGACAAACACACGAGCTAGATAATTTAACTGATATTACTCCTGAACAAGCGGTCAACCCAGCGCCATTATTAGTCATGCTGGAGCAATGTGAAGATATCGTCGCCACCGTCCGCAAACGTATTTATAAAACCGGTATTTCCATCCGCCTGACCAATATGATGCTGCGTCTCGATCAAAGTTTGCAGCGCATGCGTGTCTTAACTCAGCTGGTTTCAGATGACTCTCAACAACACGATCGCGCAGTGATTGAACTTATTCAGGCGCTGATCACCTCTGCCAATCGTCTTTATAGTATTGGTTATTTGATTGATAACAATACCAAGCTACTCTCACGTAAAGTGACCGAAAACGCCAGCCGCGTTGGTGAACACTATATCAGTACCGATAAAGCTGGCTACCAAAAAATGTTTAAAAAAGCTTCTATCGGCGGGTTTGTGATTGCTTTTATGGCCACTACTAAAATATTGGCTTATCATTTAGCGCTGGCACCAATGGGCCGAGCCTTTATAAACAGTATGATCTATGGCTTAGGTTTCGTTTTTATCCACGTCATTCATGGTACAGTGGCAACCAAACAGCCGGCAATGACCGCTGCTGCTATCGCCTCGACCATCTCAGACAGCTCGGGTAAAAAATCACATCAGCTCACTAAGTTATCAGAGCTGATGGTCGATATCTTGCGCACCCAATTCATCGCTATTATGGGCAATATTATGCTGGCCATACCGGTGGCGCTGATTATCTCTTTTGCATGGCTGCAGTACACGGGTACGCCTATGATTGATCCGGATAAGGCGGGCCACCTTCTCCATGATCTAGATCCCTTTCGCTCATTAGCGCTACCGCACGCGGCCATTGCCGGGGTTTATCTATTCTTATCTGGTCTTATTGCTGGCTACTATGATAATTTGGCCGTTTACAATCAAATTGGTGCGCGGATTCAACGGCATCGGTTACTGCAATATTTATTACCCAAATCATGGCTTCAGCGTTTGGGCGGCTTTATAGAAGCCAATCTTGGCGCGATCATGGGCAACTTTTTATTTGGGGTATTCTTAGGCAGTACCGCCACTATCGGTTACTTATTTGGTTTACCGATTGATATTCGTCACATTGCTTTTGCTTCGGCAAACTTGGCGCACGGACTGTTTAACCTATCAGCCACACAAATGAGTTGGGAAGTCATTTTATTGTCCTTCCTTGGGGTCGCGCTTATTGGTATCGTCAACTTGATGGTAAGCTTTTCGCTTGCCCTATTTGTAGCATTGCGTTCTAAAGAAGTCAGATTCTTTGAATGGAGTCGGCTCACCAAACTCGTCTTTGGCCATATTATTCATCACCCGTCTGATTTTTTCTGGCCACGCGACAATCCCATGAAATACGCGCGTATCGATAGCCAAGGGCATATGATTTTTGAGGACAGCTCAGCACAAAAAGACGGCAAGCCAATACCCAATGATTATGTCGTCAGACGCTTATCTGATATCAAAATATTACCTGAGTCCATGAAATCTGACGCAACGGACATCTACTACGACAATCAACCTCAAGCTAATAATATCGATGATATCAGTACAGGACAGGTAGCTCAGACTACGTTATTTAACGCCTCACCCAAAAATATAATCGACCTTGACGATGGGCTAGTAGATGAAGAGCTCAACAGCGTACCCTACACTGATGACATTCAATATGATAAGGCCACCAAAACGCTTGACGCAGCTACTAATGGCAAAAACAATAACCATCATGAGGGCTCTGATGGTAGTCATAATAGCTCTGGTAGTAGTCATGAGGGCTCTGGTAGCAAAGCTGCGGGGGATGCCAAAACGCCACTTCCTAAACCCAAAAAGCCGCCCAACCTACCGAATTAG
- a CDS encoding putative bifunctional diguanylate cyclase/phosphodiesterase has protein sequence MSNFDPIPASIKQQLLTQLCERFEDAIFILDTNLRYLSVNATYEIMIGYNEEFLIGRPLGIYSAEFLSEEERTILKDITERLDNEGFYENDFSMATRYGQTLECHMTYRRLCVEQTVYHVGMVRDMSSVVKDRKQVAHLLNYDQLTGLPNRKVFLSQTSELLLESYQEVVIVRLNIDRYRNLASTLGTDSINILVKDFVKQVSKLEMSNLRCFSHFGGDDFALLFECSDANMVRNQLDSLMQMCERPYALVNDVIYLHISVGVSYFPDHGNQFSELLIKAEKALHYVKQNGGDDVCWYNETINEATTDSLQLEAELRVAINDCQFVPYYQPKVALDTGAITGFEALVRWQHPTRGLLRPIDFIDAIIKYKLSFELFYQMAVQIAQQLSIWQALEFTQHICINADAAEFSHSKFFSFINNLFTQHDIHAHQLHIEVTESSLMLRHANVKQQLTLLKELGVCLALDDFGTGYASLSYLQEYPFDFIKIDKSFISKIVTDRTQNAIVKTILDLANALDMQVVAEGIETEQQRDLLVQMGCTYGQGYWFSRPVTADEATEMLTQQYSSK, from the coding sequence ATGAGTAATTTTGACCCCATCCCAGCTTCGATCAAGCAGCAACTTTTGACTCAATTATGTGAGCGGTTCGAAGATGCCATATTCATATTGGACACCAATCTTCGTTATTTATCGGTCAATGCTACCTACGAGATTATGATTGGCTACAATGAAGAATTCTTGATTGGCCGACCACTGGGAATATATTCTGCTGAATTCTTATCAGAAGAAGAAAGGACTATCCTGAAAGATATTACCGAGCGTTTGGACAATGAGGGGTTTTATGAAAATGACTTTTCGATGGCTACCCGTTACGGACAAACACTAGAATGCCATATGACTTACCGCAGACTTTGTGTCGAGCAAACGGTCTACCATGTCGGTATGGTTCGCGATATGTCATCAGTTGTCAAAGATAGAAAACAAGTGGCGCATCTGCTTAATTATGACCAACTAACCGGTCTGCCTAATCGTAAGGTGTTTTTGAGCCAGACCAGTGAGTTATTGTTAGAAAGCTACCAAGAAGTGGTCATTGTGCGTTTAAACATCGACCGCTATCGTAATCTTGCCAGCACATTAGGGACTGATAGTATCAACATCCTAGTAAAAGACTTCGTAAAGCAGGTTAGCAAGCTAGAGATGAGCAACTTGCGCTGTTTTTCACATTTTGGTGGGGATGACTTTGCATTACTTTTTGAATGTAGCGACGCTAATATGGTACGCAATCAGCTCGATAGTCTCATGCAAATGTGCGAGCGCCCATATGCACTGGTTAACGATGTGATTTATTTGCACATCTCTGTTGGCGTCAGTTATTTCCCTGACCATGGCAATCAGTTCTCAGAGCTGCTTATTAAAGCTGAAAAAGCCTTACATTATGTCAAGCAGAATGGTGGTGATGATGTCTGTTGGTACAACGAAACCATCAATGAGGCAACTACTGACAGCTTACAACTGGAAGCTGAACTTAGAGTAGCTATCAATGATTGTCAGTTTGTGCCCTACTATCAGCCAAAAGTAGCCTTGGATACCGGAGCTATTACTGGCTTTGAGGCATTGGTACGCTGGCAACACCCTACCCGCGGTCTGCTAAGACCTATCGACTTCATCGATGCGATTATCAAGTACAAGCTATCATTTGAGTTGTTTTATCAAATGGCGGTACAAATCGCCCAGCAGCTGTCTATTTGGCAGGCGCTAGAATTTACTCAGCATATCTGTATCAATGCTGACGCTGCTGAGTTTAGTCATTCTAAATTTTTCAGTTTTATCAATAATTTATTTACCCAACATGATATCCACGCGCATCAGTTACACATCGAAGTAACCGAATCATCCTTAATGCTACGCCATGCTAACGTTAAGCAACAGCTCACCTTACTCAAAGAACTGGGCGTCTGCCTAGCCCTTGATGACTTTGGCACTGGTTATGCATCTCTCAGTTATTTACAAGAATATCCCTTTGATTTCATCAAAATTGATAAAAGCTTTATTTCTAAAATCGTCACCGATCGTACCCAGAACGCTATTGTAAAAACTATTTTAGATTTGGCAAACGCTCTTGATATGCAGGTTGTCGCTGAAGGTATCGAAACCGAACAACAGCGTGATTTATTAGTACAAATGGGCTGCACGTATGGTCAAGGATATTGGTTTAGCAGACCGGTCACCGCAGACGAGGCAACCGAAATGTTGACCCAGCAATATTCATCCAAATAA